One genomic segment of Pseudomonas fortuita includes these proteins:
- the rpoD gene encoding RNA polymerase sigma factor RpoD gives MSGKAQQQSRIKELITRGREQGYLTYAEVNDHLPEDISDPEQVEDIIRMINDMGINVFESAPDADALLLAEADTDEAAAEEAAAALAAVETDIGRTTDPVRMYMREMGTVELLTREGEIEIAKRIEEGIREVMGAIAHFPGTVDYILSEYDRVTTEGGRLSDVLSGYIDPDDNIAAPTEEVPIPGAKAAAAKEESDDEEEESEGSDDEEETESGPDPVVAAQRFGAVSDQLQATVKVVKKNGRAHKESIEALQALADLFMPIKLVPKQFEVLVERVRDALNRLRQQERAIMQLCVRDARMPRADFLRMFPSNETDQTWSGDLAKRNTKWAAALGEKDAAIVACQQKLIDLETETGLTVAEIKDINRRMSIGEAKARRAKKEMVEANLRLVISIAKKYTNRGLQFLDLIQEGNIGLMKAVDKFEYRRGYKFSTYATWWIRQAITRSIADQARTIRIPVHMIETINKLNRISRQMLQEMGREPTPEELGERMEMPEDKIRKVLKIAKEPISMETPIGDDEDSHLGDFIEDSTMQSPIDVATVESLKEATRDVLSGLTAREAKVLRMRFGIDMNTDHTLEEVGKQFDVTRERIRQIEAKALRKLRHPTRSEHLRSFLDE, from the coding sequence ATGTCCGGAAAAGCGCAACAGCAGTCTCGTATCAAAGAGTTGATCACCCGCGGTCGTGAGCAGGGCTACCTGACTTACGCGGAGGTCAACGACCACCTGCCTGAGGATATTTCAGATCCTGAACAGGTGGAAGACATCATCCGCATGATCAACGACATGGGGATCAACGTATTCGAGAGTGCTCCGGATGCGGATGCCCTTCTGTTGGCGGAAGCCGACACCGACGAAGCCGCGGCCGAAGAAGCCGCTGCTGCGTTGGCGGCAGTTGAAACCGATATCGGCCGCACGACTGACCCGGTGCGCATGTACATGCGCGAAATGGGTACCGTCGAGCTGCTGACCCGCGAAGGCGAGATCGAAATCGCCAAGCGTATCGAGGAAGGCATCCGTGAAGTGATGGGCGCCATCGCCCACTTCCCGGGTACTGTCGATTACATTCTCAGCGAATATGACCGCGTCACCACCGAGGGTGGCCGCCTGTCCGACGTGCTCAGCGGCTACATCGACCCTGACGACAACATCGCCGCGCCGACCGAAGAGGTGCCGATCCCTGGCGCCAAGGCCGCAGCCGCGAAGGAAGAGTCCGACGACGAAGAGGAAGAGTCCGAAGGCAGTGACGACGAGGAAGAGACCGAGAGCGGTCCGGACCCGGTAGTCGCAGCCCAGCGTTTCGGTGCGGTATCCGACCAGCTTCAGGCGACTGTCAAGGTCGTGAAGAAGAACGGTCGTGCCCACAAGGAAAGCATCGAGGCCCTGCAAGCCCTCGCCGACCTGTTCATGCCGATCAAGCTGGTACCCAAGCAGTTCGAGGTGCTGGTAGAACGTGTTCGTGATGCACTGAACCGTCTGCGTCAGCAAGAACGCGCCATCATGCAGCTGTGTGTGCGTGATGCCCGCATGCCGCGTGCCGACTTCCTGCGCATGTTCCCCAGCAACGAAACCGACCAGACCTGGAGCGGTGACCTGGCCAAGCGCAACACCAAATGGGCTGCCGCCCTGGGTGAAAAGGACGCCGCCATCGTTGCTTGCCAGCAGAAGCTGATCGACCTTGAGACCGAAACCGGCCTGACCGTTGCCGAGATCAAGGACATCAACCGTCGCATGTCGATCGGCGAAGCCAAGGCCCGCCGCGCCAAGAAAGAAATGGTCGAGGCGAACCTGCGTCTGGTGATTTCCATCGCCAAGAAGTACACCAACCGTGGCCTGCAGTTCCTTGACCTGATCCAGGAAGGCAACATCGGCTTGATGAAGGCGGTGGACAAGTTCGAATACCGTCGCGGCTACAAGTTCTCGACCTACGCCACCTGGTGGATCCGGCAGGCGATTACCCGCTCGATCGCCGACCAGGCACGCACCATCCGTATTCCGGTGCACATGATCGAGACGATCAACAAGCTCAACCGTATTTCCCGCCAGATGCTGCAGGAAATGGGTCGCGAACCGACCCCGGAAGAGCTGGGCGAGCGCATGGAAATGCCTGAGGACAAGATCCGCAAGGTACTGAAGATCGCCAAAGAGCCGATCTCCATGGAAACCCCGATCGGTGACGACGAAGATTCGCACCTGGGCGACTTCATCGAGGACTCGACCATGCAGTCCCCGATTGATGTGGCCACGGTCGAAAGCCTCAAGGAAGCCACCCGTGACGTGCTCTCGGGCCTGACTGCACGCGAAGCCAAAGTGCTGCGCATGCGTTTCGGTATCGACATGAACACCGACCACACCCTCGAAGAGGTGGGCAAGCAGTTTGACGTAACGCGTGAGCGGATCCGTCAGATCGAAGCGAAGGCGTTGCGAAAACTGCGCCACCCGACTCGCAGCGAGCACCTGCGCTCCTTCCTCGACGAGTGA
- the dnaG gene encoding DNA primase, whose protein sequence is MAGLIPQSFIDDLINRLDIVDVVSSRVQLKKTGKNYSACCPFHKEKTPSFTVSPDKQFYYCFGCGAGGNALGFVMDHDNLDFPQAVEELARAAGMEVPREQGRRDQKPRQPTDSPLYPLLDAASEFYRQALRSHPTRKAAVDYLKGRGLSGEIARDFCLGFAPPGWDNLLKHLGADTLQQKVMIDAGLLIENAESGKRYDRFRDRVMFPIRDSRGRIIAFGGRVLGDDKPKYLNSPETPVFHKGQELYGLYEARKHNRNLDEIIVVEGYMDVIALAQQGLRNAVATLGTATSEEHLKRLFRVVPSVLFCFDGDQAGRKAAWRALESTLSNLQDGRRARFLFLPEGEDPDSLVRAEGTDAFKARINQHAQPLADYFFEQLGAEADPRSLEGKAHMATLAAPLIEKIPGANLRQLMRNRLKEITGLDPQQVEQLAQQAPPASSVPDYDPGYDYDAMASYTPDFGDMPPQHDFAPAQQEPAWKPNKGGGKKQWSDKPWDKNRKGGKPWQQRDEAPPRVPAPVEPPTLAALRTLLHHPLLAGKVEDASHFADEEHLYSQLLVALIEAAQKNPGLSSMQLIARWHGTEQGRLLRALAEKEWLIVADNLEQQFFDTITSLSARQRERSLEQLLRKSRQSELTSEEKTQLLALLSRKVPAQTPTSSGA, encoded by the coding sequence ATGGCCGGGCTGATTCCCCAGAGCTTCATTGACGACCTGATCAACCGCCTCGACATCGTCGACGTGGTGAGTTCGCGCGTCCAGCTGAAAAAAACCGGCAAAAACTACTCCGCCTGCTGCCCGTTCCACAAGGAGAAGACCCCTTCCTTCACGGTCAGCCCCGACAAGCAGTTCTACTACTGCTTCGGCTGCGGCGCCGGCGGCAACGCCCTGGGCTTCGTCATGGACCACGACAACCTGGACTTCCCCCAGGCTGTCGAAGAACTGGCCCGCGCCGCAGGCATGGAAGTGCCCCGCGAGCAAGGGCGCCGCGACCAGAAGCCTCGCCAGCCAACCGACTCGCCACTGTACCCGCTGCTGGACGCCGCCTCGGAGTTCTATCGCCAGGCCCTGCGCAGCCACCCGACCCGCAAGGCCGCAGTGGACTACCTCAAAGGCCGCGGCCTGTCCGGAGAGATCGCCCGCGATTTCTGCCTGGGTTTCGCCCCGCCCGGCTGGGACAACCTGCTCAAGCACCTGGGGGCCGACACCCTGCAGCAAAAGGTGATGATCGATGCCGGCCTGCTGATCGAGAACGCCGAAAGCGGCAAGCGCTACGACCGCTTCCGCGACCGGGTAATGTTCCCCATCCGTGATAGCCGCGGGCGCATCATCGCCTTCGGCGGCCGGGTACTGGGCGACGACAAACCCAAGTACCTGAACTCCCCGGAAACCCCGGTGTTCCACAAGGGCCAGGAACTGTACGGGCTGTACGAGGCGCGCAAGCACAACCGCAACCTCGACGAAATCATCGTCGTCGAGGGCTACATGGACGTCATCGCGCTGGCTCAGCAGGGCCTGCGCAACGCCGTGGCCACCCTTGGCACCGCCACCAGCGAAGAGCACCTCAAGCGTTTGTTCCGGGTAGTGCCCAGCGTGCTGTTCTGCTTCGACGGCGACCAGGCCGGGCGCAAGGCCGCCTGGCGTGCGTTGGAGTCAACCCTGTCGAACCTGCAGGACGGCCGCCGCGCGCGCTTTCTGTTCCTGCCCGAGGGCGAAGACCCAGACAGCCTGGTGCGTGCCGAAGGCACCGATGCCTTCAAGGCCCGCATCAACCAGCACGCCCAGCCGCTGGCCGATTACTTCTTCGAGCAACTGGGCGCTGAAGCCGACCCGCGATCACTGGAAGGCAAGGCGCACATGGCGACCCTGGCCGCACCGTTGATCGAAAAGATCCCCGGGGCCAACCTGCGCCAACTGATGCGCAACCGCCTGAAAGAAATCACCGGCCTGGACCCACAACAGGTCGAGCAACTGGCGCAACAAGCTCCGCCAGCCAGTAGCGTGCCGGACTACGACCCTGGCTACGACTACGATGCCATGGCCAGCTACACCCCTGATTTCGGCGACATGCCGCCGCAGCACGACTTCGCCCCCGCTCAGCAGGAACCGGCATGGAAGCCGAACAAGGGCGGCGGTAAAAAGCAGTGGAGCGACAAACCCTGGGACAAGAACCGCAAGGGCGGCAAGCCCTGGCAGCAACGTGACGAAGCGCCACCGCGCGTGCCAGCACCGGTCGAACCACCTACCCTGGCGGCCCTGCGCACCCTGCTGCACCACCCGTTGCTGGCCGGAAAGGTCGAAGATGCCAGCCACTTTGCCGACGAAGAACACCTGTACAGCCAGCTGTTGGTGGCATTGATCGAAGCCGCACAGAAAAATCCTGGGCTAAGCTCAATGCAGCTGATTGCACGTTGGCATGGCACCGAACAGGGCCGCCTGCTGCGGGCCCTGGCGGAAAAGGAATGGCTGATCGTGGCCGACAACCTTGAACAACAGTTTTTCGACACTATAACTAGCTTGTCCGCCCGCCAACGCGAGCGCAGCCTGGAACAACTGCTCAGGAAATCACGTCAAAGTGAATTGACCAGCGAGGAAAAAACCCAGCTCCTCGCCTTGCTGAGCCGGAAAGTTCCCGCACAAACGCCGACCTCATCTGGCGCGTGA
- the rpsU gene encoding 30S ribosomal protein S21 produces MPAVKVKENEPFDVALRRFKRSCEKAGVLAEVRSREFYEKPTAERKRKAAAAVKRHAKKVQREQRRAVRLY; encoded by the coding sequence ATGCCAGCCGTCAAAGTTAAAGAGAACGAACCCTTCGACGTAGCTCTGCGTCGTTTCAAGCGCTCCTGCGAAAAAGCCGGTGTACTGGCTGAAGTTCGTAGCCGCGAGTTTTACGAGAAGCCGACCGCAGAGCGTAAGCGCAAAGCAGCTGCTGCTGTTAAGCGTCACGCCAAGAAAGTTCAGCGCGAACAGCGCCGCGCCGTTCGTCTGTACTAA
- the tsaD gene encoding tRNA (adenosine(37)-N6)-threonylcarbamoyltransferase complex transferase subunit TsaD, translating into MLVLGLETSCDETGVALYDSERGLLADALFSQIDLHRVFGGVVPELASRDHVKRMLPLIRQVLEEAGCVATEIDAIAYTAGPGLVGALLVGASCAQALAFAWDIPAIGVHHMEGHLLAPMLEQNPPEFPFVALLVSGGHTQLVRVDGIGQYELLGESLDDAAGEAFDKTAKLIGLNYPGGPEIARLAEQGVPGRFVFPRPMTDRPGLEFSFSGLKTFALNTWQQCKNAGDDSEQTRCDLSLAFQQAVVETLTIKCKRALKQTGLKRLVIAGGVSANKALRASLEDMLGSIKGNVYYARPQFCTDNGAMIAYAGCQRLLAGQQQDLAISVQARWPMEQLPPL; encoded by the coding sequence ATGCTAGTACTGGGATTGGAAACATCTTGCGACGAAACTGGCGTCGCATTATACGACAGCGAGCGCGGCCTGCTGGCCGACGCACTGTTCAGCCAGATTGACCTGCACCGCGTGTTTGGCGGTGTGGTGCCCGAACTGGCCTCGCGTGACCACGTAAAGCGCATGTTGCCGCTTATCCGCCAGGTGCTGGAGGAGGCGGGTTGCGTCGCCACCGAGATCGACGCCATCGCCTACACCGCGGGTCCTGGCCTGGTCGGGGCATTGCTGGTGGGCGCCTCGTGCGCCCAGGCGCTGGCCTTTGCGTGGGACATTCCGGCGATTGGCGTGCACCACATGGAAGGCCACTTGCTGGCGCCCATGCTGGAACAAAACCCACCTGAGTTTCCGTTCGTCGCTTTGTTGGTTTCGGGCGGCCACACCCAGCTGGTACGCGTCGATGGCATCGGCCAGTACGAGCTGCTGGGCGAGAGCCTGGACGATGCCGCCGGCGAAGCGTTCGACAAGACCGCCAAGCTGATCGGCCTTAACTACCCCGGCGGCCCGGAAATCGCGCGCCTGGCCGAGCAGGGCGTACCTGGGCGCTTCGTGTTCCCGCGGCCGATGACTGACCGCCCGGGGCTGGAATTCAGCTTCAGCGGCCTCAAGACCTTTGCCCTCAACACCTGGCAGCAATGCAAGAATGCTGGCGACGACAGTGAGCAAACCCGTTGCGACCTGTCCCTGGCATTCCAGCAGGCGGTGGTGGAGACTTTGACCATCAAGTGCAAGCGGGCGCTCAAGCAGACTGGCCTCAAACGCCTGGTCATCGCGGGTGGCGTGAGTGCCAACAAGGCCTTGCGTGCGTCGCTCGAGGACATGCTCGGCAGCATCAAGGGCAACGTGTACTACGCGCGCCCGCAGTTCTGTACCGACAACGGCGCGATGATCGCTTACGCCGGTTGCCAGCGCCTGCTGGCCGGGCAGCAGCAGGACCTGGCGATCAGCGTGCAGGCACGCTGGCCGATGGAGCAGTTACCGCCGCTGTAG
- the plsY gene encoding glycerol-3-phosphate 1-O-acyltransferase PlsY — protein sequence MFWLLALLAYLLGSLSFAILLSRLSGSPDPRSSGSGNAGATNMLRLAGRKMAILTLLGDLCKGLLPVLLARLAGLDLHAQAWVGVCAVLGHLFPLYFRFQGGKGVATAAGMLMGLYFPAALLAIGAWLLTFYLTRTSSLAALIATPLTLPLLAWREPEALLPITVLTVLIVWRHRKNLRDLFAGRERHF from the coding sequence ATGTTTTGGTTACTGGCGTTGCTCGCCTACCTGCTCGGCTCGCTGTCCTTCGCCATTCTCCTCAGCCGCCTTTCGGGCAGCCCGGACCCGCGTTCCAGCGGCTCAGGCAATGCCGGCGCCACCAACATGCTACGCCTGGCGGGCCGCAAAATGGCGATCCTGACCCTGCTTGGCGACCTGTGCAAGGGCCTTTTGCCGGTATTGCTCGCCCGCCTTGCCGGGCTGGACCTGCACGCGCAGGCCTGGGTGGGCGTATGCGCGGTACTGGGCCACCTGTTCCCCCTGTACTTCCGTTTCCAGGGCGGCAAGGGCGTGGCGACGGCTGCCGGCATGCTCATGGGCCTGTATTTTCCGGCCGCGCTGCTAGCGATCGGCGCCTGGCTGCTGACCTTCTACCTCACCCGTACCAGCTCGCTGGCGGCGCTGATTGCCACGCCATTGACCTTGCCATTGCTGGCCTGGCGCGAGCCCGAAGCCTTGCTGCCGATCACCGTGCTGACCGTGTTGATCGTATGGCGCCACCGCAAAAACCTGCGCGACCTGTTCGCGGGGCGCGAACGGCACTTCTGA
- the folB gene encoding dihydroneopterin aldolase — MDRVFIEGLEVDTVIGAYDWERDIRQCLRLDLSFAWDNRPAAAGDELSLALDYASVSARIQAFAEQARFELVETFAERLVATLMEEFHIPWVRLKLTKPGAVPAARGGVGVEIERGCL, encoded by the coding sequence TTGGACAGAGTGTTCATCGAAGGCCTGGAAGTCGATACCGTCATCGGTGCCTATGACTGGGAGCGGGATATTCGCCAGTGCTTGCGCCTGGACCTGAGCTTTGCCTGGGACAACCGCCCGGCCGCAGCGGGTGATGAGCTGAGCCTGGCGCTGGACTATGCCAGTGTGTCGGCGCGCATCCAGGCGTTTGCCGAGCAGGCGCGTTTCGAGTTGGTGGAAACCTTTGCCGAGCGCCTGGTGGCAACGCTCATGGAAGAATTCCATATCCCTTGGGTGCGGCTGAAGCTGACCAAGCCGGGTGCGGTACCAGCGGCCCGTGGCGGTGTTGGCGTGGAGATCGAGCGCGGATGTCTCTGA